A single Planctomycetota bacterium DNA region contains:
- a CDS encoding DUF2088 domain-containing protein has translation MSTTLHYGRDSTLELSLDRAALVTCSPELRPLADWSQALQQALDAPTDYLPLASAVTPGDRVAVAVEPGTPRAEAIVAQVVDYLLAHGIAAADIAVLQHVADPANTAADLRELLSPAARDGVTLHRHDPSHRDNLGYVANTRGGKPVYLNRVLSDADAVVFIGCLRSPRVPGSLGPAAAIYPGYSDGPTMQRFRHPALLARRKEYVRGARREIDQVAWLAGSPFVVEVIPGPGGTIAGFVSGDLATVKRVGAERMADDWETTAAECADLVVAAVSGEAEQQTWENVGRALAAAVRLVNSDGAIVLCTELATAPGAGLQVLSGSESWDRDLKQLEDQRPADLLAATMLIRAHQQARIYLLSQLDESTVEGLGMIHVTEPADVGRLIARSDSCVVLPDAQFAWPTVEEGRGGVGE, from the coding sequence ATGTCGACTACTTTGCACTACGGCCGCGATTCGACGCTTGAGTTGTCCCTCGATCGGGCGGCGTTGGTCACTTGCTCGCCCGAGCTGCGCCCGCTGGCCGATTGGTCCCAGGCTCTGCAACAGGCGCTCGACGCGCCGACCGATTATCTCCCCCTGGCCAGCGCGGTGACGCCGGGCGATCGGGTGGCCGTGGCGGTCGAGCCGGGCACGCCGCGGGCCGAGGCGATCGTGGCCCAGGTGGTCGACTATCTGTTGGCGCACGGCATCGCGGCGGCCGACATTGCCGTCCTGCAACACGTGGCCGATCCGGCGAACACAGCGGCCGATTTGCGCGAGCTACTTTCGCCGGCGGCGCGCGACGGCGTGACGCTGCACCGACACGATCCCTCTCACCGTGACAATCTGGGCTATGTGGCCAACACGCGCGGCGGCAAGCCGGTGTATTTGAATCGCGTGCTCAGCGACGCCGATGCCGTGGTGTTCATTGGCTGTCTGCGGTCGCCGCGCGTGCCCGGTTCGCTCGGGCCGGCGGCGGCCATTTACCCTGGCTATAGCGACGGCCCGACGATGCAACGATTCCGGCACCCCGCACTACTGGCGCGGCGCAAGGAATACGTCCGCGGCGCGCGGCGCGAGATCGATCAGGTGGCTTGGCTGGCCGGTTCGCCGTTTGTCGTCGAGGTGATTCCCGGGCCCGGTGGCACGATCGCTGGATTTGTCAGTGGCGACCTGGCTACGGTCAAACGTGTCGGCGCCGAGCGGATGGCCGACGATTGGGAAACCACGGCGGCCGAGTGCGCCGATCTGGTCGTGGCGGCCGTGAGCGGCGAAGCGGAACAGCAAACGTGGGAGAACGTCGGCCGCGCGCTGGCGGCGGCTGTGCGACTGGTCAACTCGGATGGGGCGATTGTCCTGTGTACCGAGCTGGCGACCGCGCCGGGCGCAGGGTTGCAAGTCCTGTCCGGCAGCGAGAGCTGGGACCGCGATTTGAAACAACTCGAAGATCAGCGCCCGGCCGATTTGCTGGCCGCGACGATGTTGATCCGCGCTCATCAACAAGCGCGAATCTACTTGCTGAGCCAGCTCGACGAGTCGACGGTCGAAGGGCTGGGCATGATCCACGTGACCGAGCCGGCCGACGTGGGACGACTGATCGCGCGGAGCGATTCGTGCGTGGTGCTGCCCGACGCCCAGTTCGCCTGGCCAACGGTGGAAGAAGGACGTGGGGGTGTGGGGGAGTAG